The Halorhabdus sp. BNX81 genome includes a region encoding these proteins:
- the gpmI gene encoding 2,3-bisphosphoglycerate-independent phosphoglycerate mutase: MQAGLIILDGWGLNDDEDARDAVKAADTPNFDAYWDAGAHNRLDASGRRVGLPEGQMGNSEVGHLNIGAGRVVKQDTTRITDDIEDGTFFENENLLAAMDYAKDNDGQVHFMGLVSDGGVHSRQTHLHALIEMAADNDVEAVTHAFMDGRDTSPTGGADYLRELQGVIDEEGTGDVATVTGRYHAMDRDQNWERTKKAYDAIVHREAEFEAPDPVTATEESYDRDTTDEFIEPTLIEGGAALEDGDAVIFFNFRSDRARQLTRLLNSIDPDWDFDTSPPETHYVTMTQYDETFDLPVAYPPNQPANTLGEVVSAAGGTQLRLAESEKYPHVTYFLNGGREVKFDGELREIVESPDVPTYDEQPEMSAEGVTDTAIQYIESDDPDLLVLNYANPDMVGHTGDFDAAVAAVEAVDEQLGRLIDAVQAAGADVLITADHGNADDLGTVEDPHTAHTLNDVPIVYLTSEGDDGGRSVRSGGSLCDIAPTLLELLDVEKPAEMTGESLLE; this comes from the coding sequence ATGCAGGCAGGACTCATCATCCTCGACGGCTGGGGACTCAACGACGACGAGGACGCCCGTGACGCGGTCAAAGCCGCGGACACGCCGAACTTCGACGCGTACTGGGACGCGGGCGCACACAACCGACTGGACGCCTCGGGCCGACGCGTCGGCCTGCCGGAGGGCCAGATGGGCAACAGCGAGGTCGGCCACCTCAACATCGGGGCCGGCCGCGTGGTCAAGCAGGACACGACGCGCATCACCGACGATATCGAGGACGGCACGTTCTTCGAGAACGAGAACCTCCTCGCCGCGATGGACTACGCCAAAGACAACGACGGGCAGGTCCACTTCATGGGTCTGGTCAGCGACGGCGGGGTCCACTCCCGGCAGACCCACCTCCACGCGCTGATCGAGATGGCCGCCGACAACGACGTCGAGGCGGTCACCCACGCCTTCATGGACGGTCGGGACACCTCGCCGACCGGCGGCGCGGACTACCTCCGGGAGCTCCAGGGCGTCATCGACGAGGAAGGCACCGGCGACGTCGCGACCGTGACGGGTCGGTATCACGCGATGGACCGCGACCAGAACTGGGAGCGCACGAAGAAAGCCTACGACGCGATCGTCCACCGCGAGGCCGAGTTCGAAGCGCCAGACCCGGTGACGGCCACCGAGGAGTCCTACGACCGGGACACCACCGACGAGTTCATCGAGCCGACGCTGATCGAGGGCGGCGCGGCACTCGAAGACGGCGACGCCGTCATCTTCTTCAACTTCCGATCGGATCGGGCCCGTCAGCTCACCCGGCTGCTCAATTCCATCGACCCGGATTGGGACTTCGACACCTCGCCGCCGGAGACCCACTACGTGACGATGACGCAGTACGACGAGACGTTCGACCTCCCCGTGGCCTACCCACCCAACCAGCCCGCGAACACACTGGGTGAAGTCGTCTCGGCGGCCGGTGGCACGCAGCTCCGGCTGGCCGAGTCCGAGAAGTACCCCCACGTCACCTACTTCCTCAACGGCGGTCGCGAGGTCAAGTTCGACGGCGAACTCCGGGAGATCGTCGAGAGCCCCGACGTGCCGACCTACGACGAACAGCCCGAGATGAGCGCCGAGGGCGTGACCGACACCGCTATCCAGTACATCGAGAGTGACGATCCAGACCTGCTGGTGCTCAACTACGCCAACCCCGACATGGTCGGCCACACCGGGGACTTCGACGCTGCGGTCGCGGCCGTCGAGGCCGTCGACGAACAGCTTGGGCGGTTGATCGACGCGGTCCAGGCAGCCGGTGCGGACGTCCTCATCACCGCCGACCACGGTAACGCCGACGACCTCGGGACAGTCGAGGACCCGCATACGGCCCACACGCTCAACGATGTCCCGATCGTCTATCTGACGAGCGAGGGCGACGACGGCGGGCGCTCCGTGCGGTCCGGTGGCTCGCTGTGTGACATCGCGCCGACGCTGCTGGAACTCCTCGACGTCGAAAAGCCCGCCGAGATGACTGGCGAGTCGCTGCTGGAGTAA